Part of the Methylovirgula sp. 4M-Z18 genome is shown below.
AAGCGCATTTGGCTTGCACTGCAGCGCTAACGATGATTCGTCCGCCGCGCATCCCCCGGATCCCGGATCAAGCCCGGGATGACAACGTCGCCTTCATTCGGTTTGAAGGGAGCCGGGGCGGCCCCGGCTCCCGTTGCCTCACGACCCCGAAGGGGTGATGTCCATCTTGAACCACTTTTCGGCGTATTTCTTGACCGAACCGTCGTCGAGCGCGGCTTTCAGGGCTTTGTTGTAGATATCCTGGAGGTCCTTGTCTTCCTTGCGGAAGCCGGCGCCGATGCCCGGGCCCAGGATCGGGCCGCCTTGGAATTGCGGGCCGACGAATGCGAGATCCTTCGAATCGGGCTTGGCGAGCGTGCCGATGTCATAGGTCGTGTCGGCAAGCGTGCCGTCGATGCGTCCGGCGAGCAGGTCGGTGTCATGCTCGTCGGTGGTCTTGTATTCATGCACGTTGGCGACATCTTTCAGATATTTGTCGGCGAAGGTCGCCTCGGTGGTCGAAACCTGCAGGCCGATGTTCTTGCCCTTCAGGTCAGCGCGCAATTTCTCGATCGCGTCCTTGGCGGCGGCATCGTCCTTCGAGAGGTCGATGG
Proteins encoded:
- a CDS encoding transporter substrate-binding domain-containing protein, which translates into the protein MKLSRWLGIAAAALICASPAMAKDWKTVTVAMEGSYDPWNLTDPSGKIVGFEVDILNDVCARAKIECKIVAQDWDGVIPGLTAGKFDVVMDGMSITEERQKTIDFSIPYARSPIAFLGTKTGPLAHMQNAGKTIDLSKDDAAAKDAIEKLRADLKGKNIGLQVSTTEATFADKYLKDVANVHEYKTTDEHDTDLLAGRIDGTLADTTYDIGTLAKPDSKDLAFVGPQFQGGPILGPGIGAGFRKEDKDLQDIYNKALKAALDDGSVKKYAEKWFKMDITPSGS